One region of Hoeflea sp. 108 genomic DNA includes:
- the lepA gene encoding translation elongation factor 4 has protein sequence MTTPLDHIRNFSIVAHIDHGKSTLADRLIQSTGGLEAREMTEQVLDNMDIERERGITIKAQTVRLNYKAKNGEDYVLNLIDTPGHVDFAYEVSRSLSACEGSLLVVDASQGVEAQTLANVYQAIDNNHEIVVVLNKIDLPAAEPERIKEQVEEVIGIDASQAVYISAKTGLGIPDVLEAIVTQLPPPREGDIDAPLKAMLVDSWYDTYLGVIVLVRVIDGKLKKGQTIRMMETNAKYLVERTGVFTPKMVQVDELGPGEFGFFTGSIKEVADTRVGDTITEDKRPTAQALPGFKPAQPVVFCGLFPVDAADFEDLRAAMGKLRLNDASFSFEMETSAALGFGFRCGFLGLLHLEIIQERLEREFNLDLIATAPSVVYRMNLNDGSTKELHNPADMPDVVKIASIEEPWIRATILTPDDYLGSILKLCQERRGIQADLSYVGKRAMLVYDLPLNEVVFDFYDRLKSISKGYASFDYHLTDYREGDLVKMSILVNEEPVDALSMLVHRTAAEKRGRVMVEKLKELIPQHMFKIPVQAAIGGKVIARETISALRKDVTAKCYGGDVTRKRKLLEKQKEGKKRMRQFGKVDIPQEAFIQALKMGDN, from the coding sequence CCGCAATTTCTCCATCGTTGCCCATATCGATCACGGCAAGTCGACACTTGCCGACCGCCTGATCCAGTCCACCGGCGGACTGGAGGCGCGCGAGATGACCGAACAGGTCCTCGACAACATGGACATCGAGCGTGAGCGCGGCATCACCATCAAGGCCCAGACCGTCCGCCTCAACTACAAGGCCAAGAACGGCGAGGACTATGTCCTCAACCTGATCGACACGCCCGGCCACGTCGACTTCGCCTATGAAGTGTCGCGTTCGCTGTCGGCCTGCGAGGGTTCGCTGCTCGTCGTCGACGCTTCGCAGGGCGTCGAGGCCCAGACGCTCGCCAATGTCTACCAGGCCATCGACAACAACCATGAGATCGTCGTCGTCCTCAACAAGATCGACCTGCCCGCCGCCGAGCCCGAGCGCATCAAGGAGCAGGTCGAGGAAGTCATAGGTATCGACGCCTCACAGGCTGTCTACATCTCGGCCAAGACCGGCCTCGGCATCCCCGACGTGCTCGAGGCGATCGTTACCCAGCTGCCGCCGCCGCGCGAGGGTGACATCGACGCCCCGCTCAAGGCTATGCTGGTCGACAGCTGGTACGACACCTATCTCGGCGTCATCGTCCTGGTCCGTGTCATCGATGGCAAGCTCAAGAAGGGCCAGACCATCCGCATGATGGAGACCAACGCCAAATATCTGGTCGAGCGCACCGGCGTCTTCACGCCCAAGATGGTCCAGGTCGACGAGCTTGGGCCTGGCGAGTTCGGCTTCTTCACCGGCTCGATCAAGGAAGTGGCTGACACTCGCGTGGGCGACACCATCACCGAGGACAAGCGCCCCACCGCCCAGGCACTGCCGGGCTTCAAGCCGGCTCAGCCGGTGGTGTTCTGCGGCCTGTTCCCCGTCGACGCCGCCGACTTCGAGGACCTGCGCGCCGCAATGGGCAAGCTGCGCCTCAACGACGCGTCCTTCTCGTTCGAAATGGAAACCTCGGCCGCACTCGGCTTCGGCTTCCGCTGCGGCTTCCTCGGCCTGCTTCACCTAGAGATCATCCAGGAGCGTCTGGAGCGCGAGTTCAATCTCGACCTCATCGCCACCGCGCCCTCGGTCGTCTACCGCATGAACCTCAACGACGGTTCGACCAAGGAACTGCACAACCCCGCCGACATGCCCGACGTGGTCAAGATCGCCTCGATCGAGGAGCCTTGGATCCGCGCCACCATCCTCACGCCCGACGACTATCTCGGCTCGATCCTCAAGCTCTGCCAGGAGCGCCGTGGCATCCAGGCCGACCTCTCCTATGTCGGCAAGCGCGCCATGCTGGTCTACGACCTGCCGCTCAACGAGGTCGTGTTCGACTTCTACGACCGCCTGAAGTCGATCTCCAAGGGCTACGCCTCCTTCGACTACCACCTCACCGACTACCGCGAGGGCGACCTCGTCAAGATGTCGATCCTGGTCAACGAGGAGCCGGTCGACGCGCTCTCGATGCTCGTCCACCGCACGGCGGCCGAAAAGCGCGGCCGCGTCATGGTCGAGAAGCTGAAGGAGCTGATCCCGCAGCACATGTTCAAGATCCCGGTCCAGGCCGCCATCGGCGGCAAGGTCATTGCCCGCGAGACCATCTCGGCGCTGCGCAAGGACGTCACCGCCAAGTGCTACGGCGGCGACGTCACCCGCAAGCGCAAGCTGCTCGAGAAGCAGAAAGAGGGCAAGAAGCGCATGCGCCAGTTCGGCAAGGTCGACATCCCTCAGGAAGCCTTCATCCAGGCGCTCAAGATGGGCGACAACTGA